One region of Oryzias latipes chromosome 6, ASM223467v1 genomic DNA includes:
- the LOC101162596 gene encoding UPF0676 protein C1494.01-like has product MNIPVVDFSSYSLEKENVPDEQLHALVTELRAAFTEVGFVFLQNYGIEQELVDRAMETSKQFFLQPDEEKQPFSRGNFENCFNHGWVSMETESLNPSRPGDLKEAFNISSLDPEIKWPSKDFQEVHTSFFQLCKELSLRVLKVVALSLNLQPDVILSAHKFIGTSNKNGTTLRALYYPPLNSENPKEGQIRCGEHTDYGTFTLLFQGSEGLQVCGRSGEFFPAPNIPGAILLNIADLLQHWTSDQYISVCHRVLLPPVGDSCTRQSLAFFLHPDDEAVITCLDGSNKYPPITAEAHALKKLRDSYGKS; this is encoded by the exons atgaacATCCCCGTGGTGGACTTCAGCTCCTACAGCTTGGAGAAGGAAAATGTTCCAGACGAGCAGCTGCATGCACTAGTGACAGAGTTAAGAGCAGCCTTTACTGAGGTtggctttgtttttctgcagaactATGGAATTGAGCAGGAGCTG GTGGATCGTGCCATGGAAACGTCAAAGCAGTTCTTTTTGCAGCCTGATGAAGAGAAACAGCCTTTCAGCAGAGGAAACTTCGAAAACTGCTTCAATCATGGCTGGGTTTCTATGGAGACGGAGAG tcTGAATCCAAGCAGACCTGGAGACCTAAAGGAGGCTTTCAACATTTCTTCACTTGACCCAGAAATA AAGTGGCCATCAAAAGATTTTCAAGAAGTCCACACGTCATTTTTCCAGCTCTGTAAAGAACTGAGCCTGCGGGTACTGAAGGTCGTGGCTCTCAGTCTGAATCTACAGCCGGACGTGATCCTGAGTGCACACAAATTTATCGGAA CGTCCAATAAGAACGGAACAACTCTTCGGGCTCTCTACTACCCGCCACTGAACAGCGAGAATCCAAAAGAAGGTCAGATACGGTGTGGAGAGCATACAGATTATGGCACTTTCACTCTGCTATTCCAGGGTTCAGAGGGTCTCCAG GTGTGTGGACGCTCAGGTGAGTTCTTCCCTGCTCCTAACATACCTGGAGCTATCCTCCTCAATATCGCTGACTTGCTGCAGCACTGGACCAGTGACCAGTATATCTCTGTG TGTCACAGGGTTTTGCTTCCCCCTGTTGGAGACTCCTGCACACGTCAGTCTCTGGCCTTCTTTCTTCATCCAGATGACGAGGCCGTGATCACCTGCCTGGATGGCTCAAACAAATACCCTCCAATCACCGCAGAAGCCCATGCTCTCAAAAAACTCAGAGACTCGTATGGAAAAAGTTAA
- the LOC101155345 gene encoding patatin-like phospholipase domain-containing protein 2 has translation MLDLEKEWSISFAGCGFMGIYYVGVSSCILERFPRFIQNARRIYGASAGSLMAAILTLGVPLDKCCADLMHMAKEAKKHKLGPLHPAYNLLQLVQDCLLGSLPEDAHIRASGKLCVSLTRVSDGRNLLVSQFSSRDDLIQALICSCFVPLYCGVIPPTYQGVHYVDGAVSDNLPRCDQGNTITISPYAGESDLCPRATTLTFHEVRFNNVSIQVNSENLYRVTSTFFPPDPEAMAEICQNGYMDALRFLQENNLISGASPFRSLDNDECKHACCDPLDTGKSTEKQQEPKQPDKDHYWVDPKTIMKLPVNIQKVLCKACKETHAVGGLFTQMTDYLPKKVTSYLLFESLAQRVKGWIPDVPRDISCLFGPAEGKQDLKVKAEDRHSQPLLRRCTSLPSDLNLWSQRSEVIKALTLNAGVSSGIDEVTTKSSSPGVAGGWGLGRVMGWLQNLKPNKTSELK, from the exons atgttggatttggAAAAAGAATGGAGCATCTCTTTCGCAGGATGCGGTTTCATGGGAATTTATTATGTTGGAGTCAGCAGTTGCATCCTTGAGCGTTTCCCTCGCTTCATACAGAACGCAAGAAGAATCTATGGAGCTTCAGCAGGTTCTCTGATGGCTGCTATTCTGACTCTAGGAGTTCCCCTTG ATAAATGCTGTGCAGATTTAATGCACATGGCCAAGGAAGCCAAGAAGCACAAACTGGGGCCTCTGCATCCAGCTTACAACCTGCTCCAGTTAGTTCAGGACTGTTTGCTGGGCAGCCTTCCAGAGGACGCCCACATTCGAGCCTCCGGGAAGCTCTGTGTGTCTCTGACCAGAGTGTCTGATGGGAGGAACTTGCTTGTCTCACAGTTTAGCAGCAGAGATGATCTTATTCAG gCACTTATATGCAGCTGCTTTGTTCCTCTCTACTGTGGTGTTATTCCACCTACATACCAGGGAGTT CATTATGTGGATGGTGCTGTCAGTGACAACCTGCCTCGCTGTGACCAAGGAAACACCATCACTATCTCTCCATATGCTGGTGAGAGCGACCTCTGCCCCCGAGCAACCACGCTGACCTTTCATGAAGTGCGTTTCAATAATGTCAGCATCCAAGTCAACTCAGAAAACTTGTATCGAGTGACCAGCACATTCTTCCCCCCAGACCCTGAG GCAATGGCGGAAATCTGCCAGAATGGCTACATGGACGCTCTTCGCTTCCTGCAAGAAAACA ATCTGATCAGCGGTGCGTCGCCCTTCAGGAGTCTGGACAATGACGAATGCAAGCATGCTTGTTGTGATCCGCTAGATACAGGAAAGTCCACTGAGAAGCAGCAAGAACCGAAGCAGCCCGACAAAGACCACTATTGGGTGGATCCAAAGACCATTATGAAACTCCCAGTTAACATACAAAAGG TCTTGTGTAAGGCGTGTAAAGAGACACATGCTGTTGGGGGTTTGTTCACCCAAATGACCGATTACCTGCCAAAGAAAGTGACATCCTACCTACTCTTTGAATCCCTTGCTCAGAG AGTCAAGGGTTGGATTCCAGATGTGCCGAGAGATATTAGCTGTCTCTTTGGCCCTGCTGAAGGCAAGCAAGACTTGAAAGTCAAGGCAGAAGACAGGCACAG TCAGCCACTTTTGCGCAGGTGCACAAGCCTGCCATCAGACCTGAATCTGTGGAGTCAAAGAAGTGAGGTCATCAAGGCCCTCACATTGAACGCAGGGGTCAGTTCTGGGATTGATGAAGTCACCACAAAGTCATCCTCCCCTGGTGTAGCTGGAGGCTGGGGTTTGGGCAGAGTAATGGGGTGGCTGCAAAACCTTAAACCCAACAAAACATCAGAGCTGAAGTAA